In Humulus lupulus chromosome 6, drHumLupu1.1, whole genome shotgun sequence, a single genomic region encodes these proteins:
- the LOC133786098 gene encoding uncharacterized protein LOC133786098, with amino-acid sequence MTLAWVDQDDGNADWIPPEEGCNKVNTDAGLFESKGCYSFSCVARNHHGQWVEAIFQCRRGNVTPELAEAIAIKEALSWIKDSGWQKVTLESDCLLVVQALRSPSHHSSYFGRIIDVCKSLLASIKPRVVNVKFIKRSANNVAHSLARSTCYPFERKMRALEAPSELSALLLKDICYE; translated from the coding sequence ATGACTCTTGCCTGGGTAGACCAAGATGACGGTAATGCAGATTGGATACCCCCAGAAGAAGGATGCAATAAAGTTAACACAGATGCTGGACTCTTTGAATCTAAAGGGTGTTATAGTTTTTCCTGTGTGGCTCGTAATCATCATGGTCAGTGGGTCGAAGCCATTTTCCAGTGCAGAAGGGGCAATGTCACTCCTGAGTTGGCCGAAGCTATTGCCATCAAGGAGGCGCTCAGCTGGATCAAGGACTCGGGATGGCAGAAGGTGACTCTTGAGTCCGATTGTCTACTGGTTGTGCAAGCATTGCGTAGTCCTTCTCATCATAGTTCATACTTTGGTCGTATCATTGATGTTTGTAAAAGTCTGCTTGCTTCTATTAAACCAAGAGTTGTTAATGTTAAGTTCATTAAGCGTTCAGCTAACAATGTAGCTCACTCTCTTGCTAGATCTACTTGTTACCCCTTTGAACGTAAGATGAGGGCTTTAGAAGCTCCGTCTGAACTTTCAGCTTTGTTGTTAAAGGATATTTGCTATGAATAA